From Candidatus Aramenus sp. CH1, the proteins below share one genomic window:
- a CDS encoding aspartate aminotransferase family protein translates to MEGEVIRKHTFKTWGVQRGWTPLIVTKANGVHFYDSSGKKYLDMSSQLVNVNLGYGNERVINAIKEQLDELQYIGPSFGAKAKEKAINALLEVMPKSVRKFFFSTSGTEANEAAIKVVRAYKRPAYKILSRYRSYHGATEASVSLTGDYRRWLAEPNVDGGVVRIPEPYCFRCPLKLKYPECGLACANYVDYVIKQEHNVAGIIVEPITGTNGVVVPPSEYLPTLRKIAKENDVVFIADEVMTGWGRTGEWFAVNLWGVEPDVLTTAKGASASYVPIGVTAFSDEIGKFFEERVFPHGHTFEAHPVSLSAIPAVVEEYKRLNLLKHVKKVGKYLGERLMELKERHPSVGDVRGAGLFWAIELVKDHRKTPFGSYEDRAVGEATFVDLLAKRLMERGVYVFNGPSWFVISPPLIIKEEEIDEGVERIDEVLKEADEKFEG, encoded by the coding sequence ATGGAAGGCGAAGTTATAAGGAAACACACGTTTAAGACGTGGGGCGTACAAAGAGGCTGGACTCCCCTAATCGTGACAAAAGCCAACGGGGTCCACTTCTACGACTCCTCCGGCAAGAAGTACTTGGACATGTCCTCCCAGCTAGTAAACGTCAACCTAGGCTACGGAAACGAGAGGGTGATAAACGCGATTAAGGAGCAACTGGACGAGCTACAGTACATTGGGCCCAGCTTTGGGGCGAAGGCCAAGGAGAAGGCAATAAATGCCCTCCTAGAGGTGATGCCCAAGAGCGTGAGGAAGTTCTTCTTCTCCACCTCCGGAACGGAGGCAAACGAGGCCGCGATAAAGGTGGTCAGGGCTTATAAGAGGCCCGCCTACAAGATACTGTCTAGGTATAGGTCGTACCACGGGGCTACCGAAGCCTCAGTATCCCTCACCGGGGACTACAGGAGGTGGCTCGCTGAGCCGAACGTAGACGGAGGAGTAGTGAGGATACCGGAGCCCTACTGCTTTAGGTGTCCACTTAAGCTCAAGTACCCAGAGTGTGGCCTCGCTTGCGCAAACTACGTGGACTACGTGATAAAGCAGGAACATAACGTAGCTGGGATTATAGTGGAGCCAATAACTGGAACGAACGGCGTCGTAGTCCCTCCTAGCGAGTACCTCCCCACTTTGAGGAAGATAGCCAAGGAGAACGATGTGGTCTTCATAGCCGACGAGGTAATGACTGGGTGGGGGAGGACTGGGGAGTGGTTTGCCGTGAACTTGTGGGGGGTAGAGCCAGACGTGCTGACTACAGCAAAAGGGGCGTCTGCCTCCTACGTCCCCATAGGGGTCACGGCATTCAGCGATGAAATAGGGAAGTTCTTCGAGGAAAGAGTGTTCCCCCACGGTCACACCTTTGAGGCCCACCCAGTCTCCCTCTCCGCAATACCAGCTGTAGTAGAGGAGTACAAGAGGTTGAACTTGTTGAAGCACGTGAAAAAGGTGGGGAAGTACTTGGGAGAGAGGCTCATGGAGCTCAAGGAGAGGCACCCGAGCGTGGGAGACGTGAGGGGAGCAGGGCTCTTCTGGGCAATAGAGCTGGTCAAGGACCACAGGAAGACCCCGTTTGGTAGCTACGAGGACAGGGCCGTTGGGGAGGCAACTTTCGTTGACCTCCTGGCAAAAAGGCTGATGGAGAGGGGAGTATACGTCTTTAACGGGCCCTCTTGGTTCGTCATATCCCCTCCCCTGATAATAAAGGAGGAGGAGATAGACGAGGGAGTAGAGCGCATAGACGAGGT
- a CDS encoding aromatic ring-hydroxylating dioxygenase subunit alpha, with product MGLEGYWFPVGYSGFSVKEVNLLGQEILVLKAKEGYVALQNRCPHRGYKLSKSKVLDDRIKCSYHGWEFNFNGDCVYVPSSNSRGHVKLRKYQVKEKYSIVWVSLGNPVHDVPEFPEYDEQSFRKIRCGPYSFNANPFRVFENLLDVSHFPFVHEGYLGSPSYAKIPSFNVKLLDDRVVAEGIQVWQPNPDGTGEGKYTSYTYTVLDPLVLHFRKDSSDKVFSMYFALLPEGKERTTVFAWIAMNYAFEVPEEKIREFEDTVLAQDKVILENQPTEFYLDVTREAHVEADKHLVAYRHWLRKKVGRVEELGLV from the coding sequence ATGGGGCTCGAGGGCTACTGGTTCCCGGTAGGCTATTCCGGGTTCTCGGTCAAGGAAGTCAACTTATTGGGCCAGGAAATCTTGGTACTAAAGGCCAAAGAAGGATACGTTGCTCTCCAGAATAGGTGCCCTCACAGGGGCTACAAGCTCTCGAAGAGCAAGGTACTTGACGACAGGATCAAGTGCTCCTACCACGGCTGGGAGTTCAACTTTAACGGGGACTGCGTCTACGTCCCTTCCTCTAACTCGAGAGGTCACGTAAAACTAAGGAAGTACCAGGTTAAGGAGAAGTACAGTATAGTCTGGGTCTCCCTAGGGAATCCGGTACACGACGTCCCAGAGTTCCCGGAGTATGACGAGCAGTCCTTTAGGAAAATAAGGTGTGGTCCCTACTCCTTTAACGCCAACCCCTTTAGGGTCTTCGAGAACCTCCTCGACGTTTCCCACTTCCCATTCGTCCACGAGGGCTACTTGGGAAGCCCTAGTTACGCCAAGATACCCAGCTTTAACGTTAAGCTCTTGGACGACAGGGTGGTAGCTGAGGGAATACAAGTGTGGCAACCTAACCCTGACGGCACTGGGGAGGGAAAGTACACTTCCTACACGTACACGGTCTTAGACCCCCTTGTACTTCACTTCAGGAAGGATTCCAGCGATAAGGTCTTTTCCATGTACTTCGCCCTTCTGCCTGAAGGTAAGGAAAGGACAACCGTGTTCGCGTGGATAGCCATGAACTACGCCTTCGAAGTCCCAGAAGAGAAGATAAGGGAGTTCGAGGATACAGTCCTTGCCCAAGACAAGGTTATCTTGGAAAACCAGCCCACTGAGTTCTACTTAGACGTTACTAGGGAGGCCCACGTCGAGGCGGATAAGCACTTGGTGGCATATAGGCACTGGCTCAGAAAAAAGGTGGGAAGGGTTGAAGAGCTCGGCCTAGTCTAG
- a CDS encoding amidohydrolase family protein, with protein sequence MIIKNLRGAVKAIRVEGGGSINAEGRIALPAFYDMHFHPENAFTLELTGINNSSTLSEAVEKWSKLRDSLTVEEIKERMKKALLLELYNGVTHVRVHADTCSRNLKSLKAAVLLKEEIGELMDVQVVAFPEQGILKCENDFAYASQLADVVGGKPEGEEDFYGAVAHMDYVMEMAKKLGKTLDVHVDQQAKRTRFAEYMLYKSQVHLTLSHLSSLHYEDEQYVKRIIKLIKSKNATVISAPLTNLYLAGDSGYPKGRGITRIREMMSEGVNVCLGNDDVQNVFYPFGAGDILLSLFMAVNLEQAFDVDEWIKLVTVNAEKEFSRVSVPGKDYVILDAKSVREQLSTLAPRFMVIRKGRVVATTNREAKLVVDGSTIDPISLLRSLTS encoded by the coding sequence ATGATAATTAAGAACTTGAGGGGGGCAGTTAAGGCCATAAGGGTTGAGGGTGGTGGCTCCATTAACGCAGAGGGGAGGATAGCGTTACCTGCGTTTTACGACATGCACTTCCACCCCGAAAACGCCTTCACCTTGGAACTGACAGGGATAAACAACTCCTCCACCCTGTCTGAGGCAGTGGAGAAGTGGAGCAAACTGAGGGACTCGCTGACAGTTGAGGAAATAAAGGAAAGGATGAAGAAGGCGCTTCTCCTGGAGCTGTACAACGGGGTGACACACGTCAGGGTTCACGCGGACACCTGCTCTAGGAACCTTAAGTCGCTGAAGGCCGCAGTACTCCTCAAGGAGGAAATAGGCGAGCTAATGGACGTCCAAGTTGTGGCTTTCCCCGAGCAGGGGATACTGAAGTGCGAGAACGACTTCGCCTACGCGTCCCAGCTGGCAGACGTGGTTGGCGGAAAGCCTGAGGGAGAAGAGGACTTCTACGGTGCGGTTGCCCACATGGATTACGTTATGGAAATGGCAAAGAAGCTGGGAAAGACCCTCGACGTCCACGTGGACCAACAGGCTAAGAGGACTAGGTTCGCCGAGTACATGCTCTACAAGTCGCAAGTCCACTTGACCCTCTCACACCTTTCCTCCCTTCACTACGAGGACGAGCAGTACGTAAAGAGGATAATAAAGCTGATAAAGAGCAAGAACGCCACCGTCATAAGCGCTCCCCTGACTAACTTGTACTTGGCGGGAGATAGTGGTTACCCAAAGGGGAGGGGGATAACTAGGATAAGGGAAATGATGAGCGAGGGGGTAAACGTGTGCCTAGGCAACGACGACGTCCAGAACGTCTTCTATCCCTTTGGTGCAGGGGACATACTCCTCTCCCTGTTCATGGCCGTAAACCTGGAGCAGGCGTTTGACGTGGACGAGTGGATAAAGCTAGTGACGGTAAACGCAGAGAAGGAGTTCTCAAGGGTGTCAGTACCGGGGAAGGACTACGTAATCCTCGACGCCAAGTCAGTTAGGGAACAGCTCTCTACTCTAGCGCCGAGGTTTATGGTAATAAGGAAGGGGAGGGTGGTGGCCACGACAAACAGGGAGGCAAAGCTCGTAGTAGACGGCTCTACAATAGACCCAATATCCCTGCTTAGGTCTTTGACAAGCTAG
- a CDS encoding amidohydrolase family protein produces MIFKGAKLITKDGVTEAEVKVEAGKIAKIAKDVPAVGDEVEDLSGLYLTYGAIDGHTHFNSRFLGAKEPIPTADDYKTGSEVALAGGITSFINFFESSGNPVLFLSEEVANASVNSMADFSFHFIVKREEEIKRIRDVFAMGTKSVKVFMAYDNMRLSDLNILRVMEEVKALGGVVAVHAENGDVIDYLQQKYESEDPIYHAKTRPTESEVEAVNRFATLAYLTKVKSYVVHVSSPRSLDVINEWRKRGAEIYAETCPHYLTFNETAYLRKDGKRFIMSPPLRSEEERKDIVKRLKEFYTVGSDYSGYLSKYKDESKSYKDVPNGVASTEFLVPVLASLMAEGYIDPQAFHALTSGNAVKLYNLKEKGLEEGKDADFVAIKLEEWVVKEWHGRMDHSIYDGVKFKAKVARTYLRGELVYEEGDVKGGRGKLLER; encoded by the coding sequence TTGATCTTTAAGGGGGCAAAGCTAATAACGAAGGACGGAGTGACTGAGGCTGAAGTCAAGGTAGAGGCGGGGAAAATTGCCAAGATCGCCAAGGACGTACCCGCTGTCGGGGACGAGGTAGAGGACCTCTCTGGGCTTTACTTGACCTATGGCGCAATTGACGGACATACTCACTTCAACTCAAGATTCCTGGGGGCAAAGGAGCCCATACCCACGGCCGACGACTACAAGACGGGGAGCGAGGTAGCCCTAGCTGGAGGGATAACCTCTTTCATCAACTTCTTCGAGTCCTCGGGCAACCCAGTCCTCTTTCTGTCGGAAGAGGTAGCCAACGCCTCAGTCAACTCCATGGCCGACTTCTCTTTCCACTTTATAGTGAAGAGGGAAGAGGAAATAAAGAGGATAAGGGACGTTTTCGCCATGGGGACAAAAAGCGTCAAGGTGTTCATGGCTTACGACAACATGAGGCTTAGCGACTTAAACATATTAAGGGTAATGGAGGAGGTAAAGGCCCTCGGAGGGGTAGTTGCTGTGCACGCTGAGAACGGCGACGTGATAGACTACCTACAGCAGAAGTACGAGAGCGAGGACCCCATATACCACGCTAAGACTAGGCCAACCGAGAGCGAGGTCGAGGCGGTAAACAGGTTCGCCACCTTAGCTTACTTGACCAAGGTAAAGTCCTACGTGGTTCACGTCTCTTCCCCTAGGTCCTTGGACGTGATAAACGAGTGGAGGAAGAGGGGGGCGGAGATATACGCGGAGACGTGCCCCCACTACTTGACGTTTAACGAGACTGCCTACTTGAGGAAAGACGGAAAGAGGTTCATCATGAGCCCCCCGCTGAGGAGCGAGGAGGAGAGAAAGGATATTGTGAAAAGGCTGAAGGAGTTCTACACCGTTGGCAGCGACTACTCAGGGTACCTAAGCAAGTACAAGGACGAGTCCAAGTCGTACAAAGACGTACCTAACGGCGTCGCGTCTACCGAGTTCCTAGTCCCAGTGCTGGCGTCTTTGATGGCTGAGGGCTACATAGACCCCCAAGCCTTCCACGCCTTGACCTCCGGTAACGCAGTTAAGCTCTACAACCTAAAGGAGAAGGGGCTAGAGGAGGGCAAGGACGCAGACTTTGTAGCAATTAAGCTAGAGGAGTGGGTAGTAAAGGAGTGGCACGGGAGGATGGACCACTCCATATACGATGGAGTGAAGTTCAAGGCCAAAGTGGCGAGGACGTACTTAAGGGGAGAGCTTGTGTACGAGGAGGGAGACGTCAAGGGGGGAAGGGGAAAATTGCTAGAGAGGTGA
- a CDS encoding molybdopterin-dependent oxidoreductase: MRWNLVYVDDLGGDYKYVGFKRSTEEHAKFYISGNCYAEDYLHKYAVDYLFGDEGAKLPKATLLAREKALYEGHPLCVAVAEERYEVEDKLDQVEVEYTPVEGPLYPEVEDNVILSTRSDPLIDGEGADLEFSMELRIDRSSPAPMEPRVVAVRHYGDTIVVHASTQAPTVARLLIAKMLDVPAHKVKVEVPQVGGGFGAKQDLSYEELAVVALAYELGENLKWVENRSEHVQGSQARDQRHKLLAKYTKDGKLVYLFDEITYDLGAFPLPWTGFSPLFVTLGTMTSLYSFNFSYNAKVVVSNKPPQGAYRGFGRPEAVFVMERIMEEISRRTGLDPIEVRRRNLRKDLEDVGDVEGVLRVLEQKYREYKEEYGSGVGVSLYVQYAGPNSYIMIEKEKSKVPGYDCVRAFLDVDGWLVIKVTATDQGQRMGEAIRKLVSRKIKYDKVKVVLGDNELKGFGVWASRTMLTMGNAAVLAARRIMEKVEELGGWESTTRTMLLEPWKASNLAEEVCYETDHFVGTISGQVSVVSLRNGKAKVEKHFVVADVGVTGDDDIVKGQLMGGALQGIGGSLYEDVNDGLEYSVPTAVEAPKFEVVLLHTPSKTPAGVRGVGENGPTGAYASVCNALLDLDLECKELPFKVGEVDL, encoded by the coding sequence ATGAGATGGAACCTCGTTTACGTAGATGACTTGGGAGGAGACTACAAGTACGTGGGGTTCAAGAGGTCAACCGAAGAGCACGCCAAGTTCTACATCTCGGGGAACTGCTATGCCGAAGACTACCTGCATAAGTACGCAGTTGATTACCTCTTTGGAGACGAGGGAGCTAAACTCCCTAAGGCCACTTTGTTGGCTAGGGAGAAGGCTCTTTACGAGGGCCACCCGCTGTGCGTGGCTGTGGCAGAAGAGAGGTACGAGGTAGAGGACAAGCTGGATCAAGTGGAGGTAGAGTACACCCCAGTTGAGGGACCACTTTACCCTGAAGTCGAGGACAACGTAATCTTATCCACCCGGTCTGATCCCCTAATTGACGGAGAAGGGGCAGACCTTGAGTTCTCGATGGAGTTAAGGATTGACAGAAGCTCCCCAGCGCCCATGGAGCCAAGGGTAGTTGCAGTGAGGCACTACGGAGACACCATAGTAGTCCACGCGTCCACGCAAGCTCCCACGGTAGCTAGGCTGTTGATAGCTAAGATGCTTGACGTACCGGCTCACAAGGTGAAGGTAGAGGTTCCTCAAGTTGGTGGAGGCTTCGGGGCAAAGCAGGACCTCTCCTACGAGGAGCTGGCAGTGGTGGCCCTAGCTTACGAGCTCGGGGAGAACTTGAAGTGGGTGGAGAATCGGTCGGAGCACGTACAGGGTTCTCAAGCTAGGGACCAAAGGCACAAGCTACTTGCAAAGTACACTAAGGACGGCAAGCTGGTCTACCTTTTCGACGAAATAACCTATGACTTAGGTGCATTTCCCCTCCCTTGGACTGGGTTCTCACCCCTCTTTGTGACCTTGGGTACTATGACCTCCCTTTACTCCTTCAACTTCTCCTACAACGCTAAGGTAGTGGTGTCCAATAAGCCTCCACAAGGTGCGTACAGGGGTTTCGGGCGCCCGGAGGCGGTGTTCGTGATGGAGAGGATCATGGAAGAGATCTCAAGGAGGACTGGGTTAGACCCAATAGAGGTGAGGAGGAGGAACTTGAGGAAGGACTTGGAAGACGTTGGAGACGTGGAGGGGGTGCTGAGAGTACTTGAGCAAAAGTACCGCGAGTACAAGGAGGAGTATGGCTCTGGGGTAGGCGTCTCCCTTTACGTACAGTACGCTGGGCCAAACTCCTACATAATGATAGAGAAGGAAAAGTCAAAGGTACCCGGCTACGACTGCGTCAGAGCCTTCCTTGACGTTGACGGGTGGCTAGTGATCAAGGTGACTGCAACAGATCAAGGGCAGAGAATGGGAGAGGCCATAAGGAAGCTCGTGTCAAGGAAGATAAAGTACGACAAGGTTAAGGTGGTACTAGGCGACAACGAGCTGAAGGGTTTTGGGGTCTGGGCTAGCAGGACTATGCTTACCATGGGCAACGCAGCCGTTCTCGCGGCAAGGAGGATAATGGAAAAGGTCGAGGAACTGGGAGGGTGGGAAAGCACTACTAGGACCATGTTGCTGGAGCCGTGGAAGGCGAGCAACTTAGCTGAGGAGGTGTGCTACGAGACCGACCACTTCGTTGGTACAATATCTGGGCAAGTGAGCGTTGTGAGCTTAAGGAACGGGAAAGCCAAGGTGGAGAAGCACTTCGTGGTGGCTGACGTTGGGGTAACGGGAGACGACGATATAGTCAAGGGACAGCTTATGGGAGGGGCCTTACAGGGGATAGGGGGATCCCTTTACGAGGACGTCAACGACGGTCTAGAGTACTCCGTCCCCACTGCAGTTGAGGCACCGAAGTTCGAGGTAGTCCTACTCCACACCCCATCTAAGACCCCTGCAGGAGTGAGGGGCGTTGGAGAGAACGGGCCCACAGGGGCGTACGCGTCAGTCTGCAACGCCCTCCTAGACCTGGACCTGGAGTGCAAGGAATTGCCGTTCAAGGTGGGAGAAGTTGATCTTTAA